The genomic stretch GGTGCACGATCGAGCTGGCGACGTCCAGGCCGCGGCCGAGGTGGATCGCGCCGATCAGCGCCTCGAGGGCGTCGGCGAGGATCGAGTCCTTCTCCCGGCCGCCGGTGGTCTGCTCACCGCGGCCGAGCAGCAGGTGCGGACCGATGCCACCGTCGCCGAGGGAGCGGGCGACCTTGGCCAGCGAGGTCATGTTGACCACCGACGCCCGCAGCTTGGCCAGCTGCCCCTCGGGCAGGTCGGGGTGGCTGCGGTAGAGCTCGTCGGTGACGACCAGGCCGAGCACCGAGTCGCCGAGGAACTCCAGGCGCTCGTTGGTGGGCAGGCCACCGTGCTCGTAGGCGTAGGACCGGTGGGTCAGCGCCAGGGTCAGCAGGTCACCGGGGAGCGAGACGTCCAGCGCGTCGGCCAGCCAGCGGGCGGCCTGGACGGCGTGCGTCCCACCGGTGGGGAAACCGCCACCGGCGTCCACCGCCGACGGCTGCACGGAGCCGTCGGCGGTGGACGCCGGTGTCGTGGTCGAGCTCGCCACGCGGGGAGCGGTTGCGGAGCTGGTCAGACCGCGAGGGTCTGACGGCCGTCGTACTGACCGCAGGTCGGGCAGGCCTGGTGCGGCGGCTTGAGCTCGCGGCAGGCCGGGTTCTGGCAGGCGGCCAGGGTGGGGGCGGTCGTCTTCCACTGCGAACGGCGGGACCGGGTGTTCGCGCGCGACATCTTCCGCTTCGGGACGGCCACGTCAGTTCTCCTCTGGGTCGGTGCGGGCGGACCCGGACTGGGACCCCTCCG from Modestobacter roseus encodes the following:
- the rnc gene encoding ribonuclease III → MASSTTTPASTADGSVQPSAVDAGGGFPTGGTHAVQAARWLADALDVSLPGDLLTLALTHRSYAYEHGGLPTNERLEFLGDSVLGLVVTDELYRSHPDLPEGQLAKLRASVVNMTSLAKVARSLGDGGIGPHLLLGRGEQTTGGREKDSILADALEALIGAIHLGRGLDVASSIVHRLFDPLLAESATRGAGLDWKTSLQELGAAQGLGAPVYEVEDEGPDHAKTFTASVLLAGAARGRGSGRTKKAAEQEAAEAAWRALSAEPGPEGGTAGETGV
- the rpmF gene encoding 50S ribosomal protein L32, which codes for MAVPKRKMSRANTRSRRSQWKTTAPTLAACQNPACRELKPPHQACPTCGQYDGRQTLAV